In Salinibacterium sp. dk2585, a single window of DNA contains:
- a CDS encoding MFS transporter → MTATVPPPQTVAPASQDPATWTPRRRRMIGWSMTTMLLVLMMISWADKAILGIVAVPLMNDLGITPSQFGLLGSAVFMLFGIAQFVAAPIANRVKSKWILLTLCLIWSIAQVPIFVFASLPALWFSRLLLGAGEGPLAPISMHAAYKWFPAAKSATPASIVSSGVTLGIVAFAPVLAWISSEFGWKSTFVFLAIIGVVWSVIWVIVGREGPYTSAREEARIEGTAATIVDERAAAAADTKVPYLRSFLTPTWLLAVLCSFLGYWTFTVATTWLPAYYETVLGTTTQQGGSLIALPAIWGTIATIGLGWFTQVLSARGLATRKSRGLVLGGAALFAGVMVIAGTVVADPTLATICFMFGFGTSPALFAMTYLIAAETSSVSQRGAVLQITNAFLTAGGLCAPMVVGFLVDGAPTAAIGYSNAFLLTGAMLAVAGLAACLFINQQRDRRKLGLDIA, encoded by the coding sequence ATGACTGCCACCGTGCCACCACCCCAGACCGTCGCTCCGGCATCGCAGGACCCCGCGACCTGGACCCCTCGTCGTCGCAGGATGATCGGCTGGTCGATGACGACCATGTTGCTCGTCCTGATGATGATCAGCTGGGCAGACAAAGCCATCCTCGGCATCGTCGCGGTGCCGCTCATGAACGACCTCGGCATCACGCCGAGCCAGTTCGGCCTGCTCGGCAGCGCCGTCTTCATGCTGTTCGGCATCGCCCAGTTCGTCGCAGCACCGATCGCCAACAGGGTCAAGTCCAAGTGGATCCTGCTGACGCTCTGCCTGATCTGGTCTATTGCGCAGGTGCCCATCTTCGTCTTCGCCTCCCTCCCGGCGCTGTGGTTCAGTCGCCTGCTCCTGGGCGCAGGGGAGGGGCCGCTCGCGCCCATCTCGATGCATGCCGCCTACAAGTGGTTCCCCGCCGCGAAGTCGGCGACCCCCGCATCCATCGTCTCGTCGGGCGTGACGCTCGGGATCGTCGCCTTCGCGCCCGTGCTGGCCTGGATCAGCTCGGAGTTCGGGTGGAAGTCGACTTTCGTCTTCCTCGCCATTATCGGTGTCGTGTGGTCGGTCATCTGGGTCATCGTCGGCCGAGAGGGCCCCTACACCTCAGCAAGGGAGGAGGCCCGTATCGAGGGCACCGCGGCGACGATCGTCGATGAGCGTGCCGCGGCTGCCGCCGACACCAAGGTGCCCTACCTGCGCTCCTTCCTCACGCCGACCTGGCTCCTCGCCGTGCTCTGCTCGTTCCTTGGCTACTGGACGTTCACGGTCGCAACAACCTGGCTGCCGGCCTACTACGAGACGGTGCTCGGCACGACGACCCAGCAGGGTGGCTCGCTCATCGCGCTTCCGGCGATCTGGGGCACGATCGCGACGATCGGTCTCGGCTGGTTCACACAGGTGTTGAGCGCTCGAGGTCTCGCGACCCGCAAGTCGCGCGGTCTCGTGCTCGGGGGTGCGGCGCTGTTTGCGGGCGTCATGGTCATCGCGGGCACGGTCGTCGCCGACCCGACGCTCGCCACCATCTGCTTCATGTTCGGCTTCGGCACCTCGCCCGCGCTGTTCGCGATGACCTACCTCATCGCAGCCGAGACCTCTAGCGTGTCGCAACGTGGCGCCGTGCTGCAGATCACGAACGCCTTCCTCACGGCCGGCGGCCTCTGCGCGCCCATGGTCGTCGGATTCCTGGTCGACGGGGCACCCACGGCCGCGATCGGATACTCGAACGCCTTCCTGCTCACGGGCGCGATGCTCGCGGTCGCCGGTCTCGCGGCCTGCCTGTTCATCAACCAACAGCGCGACCGTCGCAAGCTCGGACTCGACATCGCCTGA
- a CDS encoding cytochrome P450, producing the protein MTKTMIDAMVLDDDPFSIENIQDPHPLLARLRDAGSVTWLSKYNCFAVAGHEEVYEILTDFETYCSSGGLGPHDIREDEGWRPPSILESDPPTHTVMRRALTGVINPGTVRSLRGPFTPPAAEITSALARLDRFDAVTDLAEQYPIRVFPDAVGIPQEGREHLLPYGNMVFNAFGPKNAILEEAFAEGEAHAEVVMRACERESLDADGFGAKIWDRVEDGLISVQQATLLVRALLSAGIDTTIFGIGNTLSVLARLPEVWAQLRETPSLAKFAIDEALRLESPFQKYHRTVTVDTVLGGVHLPAGAKVLVFIGAANRDPRRWGDDADEFRLDRNSSGHLAFGMGLHQCVGQPIARLEIEIVLQQLLERVLTIEPAGEPVPLVHNVLRGFTSLPVAIRAA; encoded by the coding sequence ATGACGAAGACGATGATCGACGCGATGGTGCTCGACGACGACCCGTTCTCGATCGAGAACATCCAGGACCCGCATCCGCTCCTGGCGCGACTTCGCGATGCCGGCTCGGTGACGTGGCTCTCCAAGTACAACTGTTTCGCGGTCGCGGGCCACGAGGAGGTTTACGAGATCCTCACAGACTTCGAGACCTACTGTTCCTCCGGCGGCCTCGGCCCCCATGACATCCGCGAGGACGAGGGATGGCGCCCGCCGAGCATCCTCGAATCCGACCCGCCGACGCACACCGTCATGCGTCGTGCCCTCACGGGCGTGATTAACCCAGGCACGGTGCGGTCGCTGCGTGGCCCGTTCACTCCGCCGGCCGCTGAGATCACCTCTGCGCTGGCCAGACTGGACCGCTTCGACGCGGTGACCGACCTTGCCGAGCAGTACCCGATCCGCGTCTTCCCGGATGCGGTCGGGATTCCGCAGGAGGGACGGGAGCACCTGCTGCCCTACGGCAACATGGTCTTCAACGCCTTCGGCCCCAAGAACGCCATCCTCGAGGAGGCCTTCGCCGAGGGAGAGGCACACGCGGAGGTCGTCATGCGTGCGTGCGAGCGCGAAAGCCTCGACGCCGACGGCTTCGGCGCCAAGATCTGGGACCGGGTCGAGGATGGCCTGATCTCTGTGCAGCAGGCAACGCTGCTCGTGCGCGCGCTCCTGTCGGCAGGAATCGACACCACGATCTTCGGCATCGGCAACACCCTCTCGGTGCTGGCGCGGCTGCCAGAGGTGTGGGCGCAGCTTCGCGAGACGCCATCGCTCGCGAAATTCGCGATTGACGAGGCGCTGCGGCTCGAATCGCCCTTCCAGAAGTACCACCGCACCGTCACGGTAGACACCGTCCTCGGCGGCGTACACCTGCCAGCGGGAGCGAAGGTGCTCGTGTTCATCGGCGCCGCCAATCGCGATCCCCGCCGATGGGGCGACGACGCCGACGAGTTCAGGCTCGACCGCAACTCCTCGGGGCACCTCGCCTTTGGGATGGGCCTGCACCAGTGCGTCGGCCAGCCCATTGCCCGCCTCGAGATCGAGATCGTGCTGCAGCAATTGCTCGAGCGGGTGCTCACGATCGAGCCGGCCGGAGAACCCGTGCCCCTCGTCCACAACGTGTTGCGGGGATTCACCTCGCTGCCCGTGGCCATTAGGGCCGCGTAA
- a CDS encoding PDR/VanB family oxidoreductase — MTIETGPAEASGTTGAIDAIVDRVETVADRVVSLVLRRADGEPFHGWDPGSHIDVHVGDDIVRQYSLCSSPSDLSHLRIAVLYTPDSRGGSRRVHEALVEGAPVTISEPRNNFPLLDSRKYLFIAGGIGITPIIPMIEAAERDGRDWRLIYGGRSRSTMAFARQLVETYGAERLTVAAEDESGRLDLASLLALPRAHMLVYACGPAGMLAAIEEFCMGWPPGALHTERFVAAALDAGGSTEPFEVELVRSGTTVTVEVGTTVLEAVEAVGARVLSSCRTGLCGTCETRVVSGDIEHRDAVLTEADRDAGDVMLVCVSRAAAGCPRLVLDL, encoded by the coding sequence ATGACCATCGAGACCGGCCCGGCCGAGGCCAGCGGCACGACCGGGGCGATCGACGCGATCGTGGACCGCGTCGAGACCGTCGCTGACCGGGTCGTTTCGCTCGTGCTTCGCCGCGCCGACGGAGAGCCTTTCCACGGCTGGGATCCGGGGTCACACATCGACGTCCACGTCGGCGACGACATCGTGCGGCAGTACTCGCTCTGCTCGAGTCCGAGCGACCTGAGCCACCTCCGCATCGCTGTGCTGTACACACCCGACTCCCGCGGCGGTTCCCGGCGGGTCCACGAGGCCCTGGTCGAGGGCGCGCCCGTCACGATCTCTGAGCCACGCAATAACTTTCCCCTCCTCGACTCGCGCAAGTACCTCTTCATCGCCGGCGGTATCGGCATCACGCCGATCATCCCGATGATCGAGGCAGCCGAGCGCGACGGCAGGGACTGGCGCCTCATCTACGGCGGTCGCAGCCGCTCGACGATGGCCTTTGCCCGCCAGCTCGTCGAGACGTACGGCGCGGAACGGCTGACAGTCGCGGCCGAGGACGAGAGCGGCCGTCTCGACCTAGCATCGCTCCTCGCCCTGCCGAGGGCCCACATGCTCGTCTACGCGTGCGGCCCCGCCGGCATGCTTGCCGCGATCGAGGAGTTCTGCATGGGCTGGCCCCCCGGCGCGCTCCACACCGAGCGGTTCGTGGCCGCCGCACTCGACGCGGGCGGCTCGACCGAACCCTTCGAGGTCGAGTTGGTGCGCTCGGGCACGACCGTGACGGTCGAGGTGGGCACGACCGTGCTCGAGGCCGTCGAAGCGGTCGGAGCGCGCGTGCTCTCCAGCTGCCGCACCGGCCTCTGCGGCACGTGTGAGACCCGGGTCGTCTCGGGTGACATCGAACACCGCGATGCTGTGCTGACCGAGGCCGACCGCGATGCGGGCGACGTCATGCTCGTCTGCGTCTCCCGCGCGGCGGCTGGCTGCCCACGTCTCGTGCTCGACCTCTGA
- a CDS encoding IclR family transcriptional regulator, protein MHGEIMVNPRPRQARDPHATPSAQPSVTSKAIAILAAFDSEHPRLALTELAKRAGLPVATTHRIAGELVHAEALAKVGREFVIGREIWRLGLLAPVRQNIAEVAAPYMQDVLFVTQNIVNLFVPDGDRALLVERISGTRAGTPFRQVGARMPLHASAAGKVMLAFGDPEMLSRVSRRLERHTANTITDADALAREIAAVKSRGYAATAEEAGPANYGLAVPIILASGTFVGALGVVTQDRPPARGTVIPVLRIAARSVARRLYSDSSSFPEDGLVASEFH, encoded by the coding sequence ATGCACGGAGAGATCATGGTAAACCCGCGGCCCCGTCAGGCCAGAGACCCGCACGCGACCCCCAGCGCGCAACCCTCCGTCACCTCCAAGGCAATCGCGATCCTCGCGGCCTTCGACAGCGAGCATCCGCGCCTGGCGCTCACGGAACTCGCCAAGCGAGCGGGGCTCCCCGTCGCCACCACCCACCGCATCGCTGGCGAACTGGTGCACGCCGAAGCGCTCGCGAAGGTGGGCCGGGAGTTCGTCATCGGGCGCGAGATCTGGCGGCTCGGCCTGCTCGCGCCCGTGCGCCAGAACATCGCCGAGGTCGCCGCGCCCTACATGCAGGACGTGCTCTTCGTCACGCAGAACATCGTGAATCTCTTCGTGCCCGACGGCGACCGGGCCCTCCTCGTCGAACGCATCTCCGGCACGCGCGCTGGCACTCCCTTCCGCCAGGTGGGTGCCCGGATGCCGCTGCATGCGAGTGCCGCAGGCAAGGTGATGCTCGCCTTCGGTGACCCCGAGATGCTGTCGCGGGTTTCTCGCCGTCTCGAGCGCCACACCGCCAACACCATCACGGATGCCGACGCACTCGCTCGCGAGATCGCTGCCGTGAAGTCGCGGGGGTACGCAGCGACGGCGGAGGAGGCGGGACCGGCGAACTATGGCCTCGCAGTGCCGATCATCCTCGCGAGTGGCACCTTCGTCGGGGCACTCGGCGTGGTGACGCAGGACCGTCCGCCTGCCCGCGGCACGGTCATCCCCGTGCTCCGCATTGCGGCCCGCAGCGTCGCTCGTCGCCTCTACAGCGACTCGAGCTCCTTTCCAGAGGATGGCCTCGTGGCGAGCGAATTCCATTAG
- a CDS encoding protein-L-isoaspartate(D-aspartate) O-methyltransferase — protein MDGLDRDKEVMLARHLRARGIDDERVLAAMATVPREEFVAEHARRYAYADRPLPIEEGQTISQPYIVAFMAQSVRVEEGDRVLEIGAGSGYGAAVLGMLAARVDTVERHPRLAEQAAERMARLGYANVHVHSADGTWGLAEEAPFDAIVVTAAGHSVPPPLLEQLAPGGRLVMPVEGSYGHQQLLLVRKDVDGRVTETPLLGVAFVPLVGDHGHPGDEDRDRPGG, from the coding sequence ATGGACGGCCTGGACAGGGACAAGGAGGTCATGCTCGCCCGCCACCTCCGTGCGAGGGGGATTGATGACGAGCGGGTGCTCGCGGCGATGGCGACGGTGCCGCGCGAGGAGTTCGTTGCCGAGCACGCGCGGAGGTATGCCTATGCCGACCGTCCCCTGCCGATCGAGGAGGGCCAGACCATCTCGCAGCCCTACATCGTGGCCTTCATGGCCCAGTCGGTCCGGGTGGAGGAGGGCGACAGGGTGCTCGAGATCGGCGCAGGGTCGGGCTACGGTGCCGCCGTGCTGGGGATGCTCGCCGCCCGTGTCGATACGGTGGAGCGCCATCCCCGCCTCGCGGAGCAGGCGGCGGAGCGAATGGCTCGACTCGGCTACGCCAACGTGCACGTGCATTCGGCGGACGGGACGTGGGGACTGGCGGAGGAGGCACCCTTCGACGCGATCGTGGTGACGGCGGCGGGGCACTCGGTTCCCCCGCCGCTCCTGGAACAACTGGCGCCGGGCGGCCGGCTCGTCATGCCGGTCGAAGGTTCCTACGGTCACCAGCAGCTGCTCCTCGTGCGCAAGGACGTCGACGGCCGGGTCACCGAGACGCCACTCCTGGGGGTGGCATTCGTGCCGCTCGTGGGGGACCACGGCCATCCTGGGGACGAGGATCGGGACAGGCCAGGGGGATAG
- a CDS encoding CrcB family protein, which yields MAPRPEHLKWAPIGLVFVGGACGAATSEWLSLVIPKLGEVPVSIAIINVIGAFLLGYLYEALTRLDNTKPTGKNLKLLLGTGYCGGFTTYSSLATDTGVLFRDGLPVEATIYSLGTVLVGACATWLGIVIANAVNKARGPETEQPADQTWKAS from the coding sequence ATGGCACCGCGCCCCGAGCACCTCAAGTGGGCACCGATCGGGCTCGTCTTCGTTGGCGGCGCGTGTGGTGCAGCAACTAGCGAGTGGCTCTCGCTGGTCATCCCCAAACTCGGCGAAGTGCCTGTCTCCATCGCCATCATCAACGTCATCGGTGCCTTCCTCCTCGGCTACTTGTACGAAGCGTTGACCCGCCTCGACAACACGAAGCCGACCGGCAAGAACCTCAAGCTCCTTTTGGGCACCGGATACTGCGGCGGTTTCACGACCTACAGCTCACTCGCCACCGACACCGGCGTGCTGTTCCGCGATGGCTTGCCGGTTGAAGCGACTATCTACTCGCTGGGCACCGTTCTCGTCGGAGCATGTGCCACCTGGCTCGGCATCGTCATCGCCAACGCGGTGAACAAGGCCCGCGGGCCCGAAACGGAGCAGCCCGCTGACCAGACCTGGAAGGCATCATGA
- the crcB gene encoding fluoride efflux transporter CrcB: protein MIFLLLAVGGGVGACIRFTVDGLIRSHMKTKFQWATTIINASGSLVLGFLTGLTMVHLLPTDLGIVIGTGLLGGYTTFSTASYETVQLIKEKRYGHAFISGVVMLVLCVALAGLGLWIGASI from the coding sequence ATGATCTTTCTGCTCCTCGCCGTTGGCGGCGGCGTAGGCGCTTGCATCCGCTTCACCGTCGACGGGCTGATCCGCTCACATATGAAGACCAAATTCCAGTGGGCGACAACGATCATCAATGCCTCAGGATCACTGGTGCTCGGCTTCCTCACCGGCCTGACCATGGTGCATCTGCTGCCCACCGACCTCGGCATCGTCATCGGCACCGGATTGCTCGGCGGGTACACGACCTTCAGCACCGCCAGCTACGAGACCGTGCAACTCATCAAGGAGAAGCGCTACGGCCACGCGTTTATCAGCGGCGTTGTCATGCTCGTGCTCTGTGTCGCACTCGCCGGACTCGGACTCTGGATCGGCGCCTCCATCTGA
- a CDS encoding FUSC family protein: MDALWVGLGFVVLAVTLIDVFLSALNYDEAGFVAGRVARWQWGLTRRFTRRLSRRWRPVVLRQVIGLQVLGAVITWIGGTIIGFGLIYLGSMQGKNFTYDGVHGDLFGAMYFSTAQLSAVGTSQLTPNTDFLRILSVVETVSGVVLVSLILTFLLGVYDVISNLRSLSSQFYSAGDGIGPPISSLEPYFPGGTETGLDSHLQSVSDSFSSYTDGVRLYHAAYYFQSGRDTFSLPYSIQMLAGIIGGLRWGLPAPNPVTAQPMLLPLTDQFEEFETYMHPLLNWTSTDVPETVTAGEFSRQVRAELAQERTTLRRRVRRKDDVDYWVSRFVLVNREMARLVGIEPLTDLNESYSRYLAWLPFAYRAQQFSAAISRDLDYQPIYSNPQDEAPEAILAPAPDETERKDGNGGIWGFLSRRITLVDPGFTRLIGAIRGLLAAALAVAVLAVSLPQIGLPAFPAAIFGGMIAMFTSAASGGGHGIRRLAALISLVPVLVSLGIHALIPREPLPASAALVALAFIGIAVTRFGPKLGGLGQLAFMTYYFTLILDLQVDELLPFAGAAVVGVLSSVVLQLVPNKGAHARVVKGGVVAFENRLVRALDPMIDAVSAARWDPDLMHRTRSELRRTHQMASFLAGQLTGDDPDIGSTAEQASALRIRVHEAELALVNLSSEARLATGAGVPVDVRARLAGALQSVQKHITGYPDAPAWVSPTKKGDEAPTPNPPAAVSAADSLESLPSLKSAAHWPRAARRVLGAAHELQHAVDVLHSARAVDLASVPAWADLSTQSSPAPETAVPATTADGDARATDGVPAAAEAPVSADTAPIWRRAVQAGVSTAVALSLGSFVSTTHQYWAAMPAYQAIGGTDGETFVKGSQRIAGTVLGAIVGFSIAIAAGSNPAVLVPVLAVSIFATTYFRGASSPLTSFWTTMMFAQMYEFMGRLNTETIGVRIVETIIGAGVALIVAALILPTRTSDKFARQAVELARTVESITTATLELWKRNRQPSADDIAALSKQEVVMTSRLRDLQATAGPLRHGSGAFAPGGIENRLTGFWELLYYTRHFIASAEQGHRAKARLTDDQWEQLETATAQNFDALIAAYEGRASGPVRPDIGIDDLGDTDEPHSAEAALRALARANQTVAIMAVDLAPQAGDIRLDRAGT, from the coding sequence ATGGATGCCCTGTGGGTAGGACTCGGATTCGTCGTTCTAGCGGTGACGCTCATCGATGTGTTCCTCAGCGCGCTCAACTATGACGAGGCGGGGTTCGTAGCCGGGCGGGTTGCCCGCTGGCAGTGGGGGCTGACGAGACGGTTCACCCGACGCCTCTCGCGGCGCTGGCGGCCGGTTGTTCTCCGTCAGGTGATCGGGCTGCAGGTTCTGGGAGCCGTGATCACCTGGATCGGCGGAACCATCATCGGTTTCGGGTTGATCTACCTCGGTTCGATGCAGGGCAAGAACTTCACGTACGACGGCGTGCACGGCGATTTGTTCGGTGCGATGTACTTCAGCACCGCCCAACTGTCTGCCGTCGGGACATCACAACTGACGCCGAACACGGATTTTCTCCGAATCCTTTCGGTCGTGGAGACCGTGAGCGGGGTTGTCCTGGTCTCGCTCATTCTCACCTTCCTGCTCGGCGTATATGACGTGATCTCCAATCTTCGGTCTCTGTCGTCGCAGTTCTACAGCGCAGGAGACGGGATCGGGCCCCCGATCTCGAGCCTCGAACCGTACTTCCCCGGCGGCACTGAGACAGGGCTCGACTCACACCTGCAGAGCGTGTCTGACAGCTTCAGCTCATACACCGACGGGGTGCGTCTGTACCACGCCGCCTACTACTTCCAAAGCGGTCGCGATACGTTCTCGCTGCCGTACTCGATCCAGATGTTGGCCGGGATTATCGGCGGTCTGCGCTGGGGCCTCCCCGCGCCGAACCCGGTCACCGCTCAGCCAATGCTCCTGCCGCTGACGGACCAGTTCGAAGAGTTCGAGACCTACATGCATCCATTGCTCAACTGGACGAGCACCGATGTGCCTGAGACGGTGACGGCCGGTGAGTTCTCTCGGCAGGTACGCGCCGAACTCGCGCAGGAACGGACCACGTTGCGTCGACGTGTCAGGAGAAAGGACGACGTCGACTACTGGGTGAGCCGCTTCGTCCTCGTCAACCGAGAGATGGCCAGGCTCGTGGGTATTGAACCCCTGACAGACCTGAACGAGTCGTACTCCCGCTACCTGGCGTGGCTGCCGTTCGCCTACCGTGCCCAGCAGTTCAGCGCGGCGATCAGTCGCGACCTGGACTACCAGCCGATCTACTCCAACCCGCAGGATGAAGCGCCGGAGGCGATCCTGGCGCCAGCGCCAGATGAAACCGAGCGGAAGGACGGCAACGGAGGAATTTGGGGCTTCCTGTCCCGGAGAATCACCCTCGTCGACCCGGGCTTCACTCGGCTCATCGGGGCCATCAGGGGACTCCTCGCTGCGGCGCTCGCAGTGGCAGTTCTTGCCGTCAGTCTGCCCCAGATTGGCCTCCCGGCGTTCCCGGCCGCCATCTTCGGCGGAATGATCGCCATGTTCACCAGTGCGGCATCCGGGGGTGGGCACGGGATCCGGCGGCTCGCCGCGCTCATCTCCCTCGTGCCCGTGCTGGTCTCGCTCGGAATTCATGCACTGATTCCGCGCGAGCCGCTTCCGGCGAGCGCGGCCCTTGTCGCCTTGGCCTTTATCGGGATCGCCGTCACTCGTTTCGGTCCGAAATTGGGTGGGCTGGGCCAGCTCGCGTTCATGACGTACTACTTCACGCTGATCCTCGACCTCCAGGTCGACGAACTCCTCCCGTTCGCCGGCGCAGCGGTTGTCGGCGTCCTCAGTTCCGTCGTGCTTCAGCTGGTGCCGAACAAGGGCGCACACGCCCGGGTGGTGAAAGGCGGGGTTGTCGCTTTTGAGAACCGCCTGGTGCGCGCGCTCGATCCGATGATCGATGCGGTGTCCGCGGCGCGATGGGACCCCGATCTCATGCACCGCACCAGGAGTGAACTCCGGCGAACGCACCAGATGGCCTCCTTCCTGGCTGGTCAGTTGACGGGTGATGACCCCGACATCGGGTCGACGGCCGAGCAGGCGAGTGCGCTGCGCATCCGCGTTCACGAGGCTGAACTTGCGCTGGTGAACCTGTCGTCCGAAGCCCGATTGGCGACGGGAGCCGGTGTGCCGGTCGACGTTCGCGCGCGCCTTGCCGGAGCCCTTCAGTCGGTGCAGAAGCACATCACCGGCTACCCGGATGCTCCGGCGTGGGTTTCGCCTACAAAAAAGGGTGACGAGGCCCCGACCCCGAACCCGCCCGCTGCTGTCTCCGCAGCCGATTCACTGGAATCGCTGCCGTCACTCAAGTCGGCTGCCCACTGGCCACGAGCCGCACGTCGCGTTCTCGGCGCTGCGCACGAGTTGCAGCACGCGGTCGACGTGCTGCATTCGGCGCGTGCCGTTGACCTCGCATCCGTGCCTGCGTGGGCCGACCTGTCGACGCAATCGTCCCCCGCGCCCGAGACCGCGGTTCCGGCGACAACCGCCGACGGGGATGCAAGGGCGACGGACGGCGTCCCCGCAGCCGCGGAAGCTCCTGTCTCCGCCGACACCGCACCCATCTGGCGCAGAGCCGTCCAGGCCGGTGTCTCAACAGCCGTTGCCCTCTCCCTCGGGTCGTTCGTGTCGACAACCCACCAGTACTGGGCAGCCATGCCCGCATACCAGGCGATCGGGGGAACCGATGGCGAAACCTTCGTGAAGGGCTCGCAGCGGATCGCCGGAACCGTGCTCGGTGCGATCGTCGGGTTCAGCATTGCCATTGCGGCAGGATCAAATCCGGCGGTGCTCGTGCCGGTGCTCGCGGTCAGCATTTTCGCGACGACGTACTTCCGCGGGGCGTCGTCACCGCTCACGTCGTTCTGGACGACGATGATGTTCGCGCAGATGTACGAGTTCATGGGCCGCTTGAACACTGAGACAATCGGTGTGCGCATCGTCGAGACCATCATCGGAGCCGGCGTCGCCCTGATCGTCGCCGCGTTGATTCTGCCGACACGCACGAGCGACAAGTTCGCCAGGCAGGCGGTCGAGCTCGCGAGGACTGTTGAGTCGATCACGACGGCGACCCTGGAGCTGTGGAAGCGCAATCGACAGCCGTCGGCCGACGATATTGCCGCGCTGTCGAAGCAGGAAGTCGTGATGACGAGCCGGCTGCGAGACCTTCAGGCAACGGCGGGTCCGCTGCGTCACGGTTCCGGTGCATTCGCGCCCGGCGGGATCGAGAACCGCCTCACCGGATTCTGGGAGCTGCTGTACTACACCAGGCACTTCATCGCATCCGCTGAACAGGGCCATCGCGCCAAAGCGCGCCTCACCGATGACCAGTGGGAGCAGCTCGAGACGGCGACCGCTCAGAACTTTGATGCCCTCATTGCGGCCTATGAAGGTCGGGCCTCCGGTCCGGTGCGCCCTGACATCGGCATCGACGATCTCGGGGATACGGACGAGCCACACTCGGCCGAGGCGGCGCTCCGTGCGCTCGCGAGGGCCAACCAAACGGTCGCGATCATGGCCGTCGACCTTGCGCCGCAGGCCGGCGATATCCGGCTGGATCGCGCCGGGACATAG
- the rsfS gene encoding ribosome silencing factor yields the protein MTASQHALELLTIAATAADSKKASDLVALDVSEPLPFTDVFLLASGRNERNVLAIAGEIEDKLIEAGSKPLRREGRSEGRWVLLDFGDLVVHVFHEEERIYYSLERLWKDCPAIPLDLPEAPGDGSAGADARA from the coding sequence GTGACCGCATCCCAGCACGCCCTCGAACTTCTCACCATCGCCGCCACGGCGGCCGACTCGAAGAAGGCGTCCGACCTCGTCGCCCTCGATGTCTCGGAGCCGCTGCCGTTCACGGACGTGTTCCTGCTTGCATCCGGTCGGAACGAGCGCAACGTGCTCGCCATCGCTGGCGAGATCGAGGACAAGCTGATTGAGGCTGGAAGCAAGCCCCTGCGCCGTGAGGGCCGCAGTGAGGGACGGTGGGTGCTCCTCGACTTCGGCGACCTTGTCGTGCACGTCTTCCACGAGGAGGAGCGCATCTACTACTCGCTCGAGCGCCTCTGGAAGGACTGCCCTGCGATTCCTCTCGACCTGCCTGAAGCGCCCGGTGACGGCAGTGCAGGAGCCGACGCGCGGGCATGA
- the nadD gene encoding nicotinate-nucleotide adenylyltransferase — protein sequence MTAVDPDSGRPRVGIMGGTFDPIHNGHLVAASEVAQHFGLDEVVFVPTGQPYQKPDATGSEHRYLMTVIATASNPSFTVSRVDIDRDRPTYTIDTLHDMRRLRPEAELFFITGADAIAQIVDWKNVDELFELAHFVAVSRPGHILNVSGLPEHDVSLLEVPALAISSTDCRSRVGRGFPVWYLVPDGVVQYIAKHHLYRSE from the coding sequence ATGACGGCGGTGGACCCCGACTCCGGTCGTCCTCGCGTCGGCATCATGGGCGGGACATTTGATCCCATCCATAACGGTCACCTCGTCGCCGCCAGCGAGGTTGCCCAGCATTTCGGCCTGGACGAGGTGGTCTTCGTTCCGACCGGGCAGCCGTACCAGAAGCCGGATGCCACGGGCAGCGAGCACCGCTACCTCATGACGGTGATTGCGACGGCTTCGAACCCGTCGTTCACGGTGAGCCGAGTCGACATCGATCGAGACCGGCCCACCTACACGATCGACACGCTGCACGACATGCGGCGCCTTCGGCCGGAGGCAGAGCTCTTCTTCATCACGGGAGCGGACGCCATCGCCCAGATCGTGGACTGGAAGAACGTCGACGAACTCTTCGAACTTGCTCATTTCGTAGCAGTTTCACGGCCAGGTCACATCCTCAACGTTTCCGGTTTGCCGGAGCACGACGTAAGCTTGCTTGAGGTGCCTGCCTTGGCGATTTCTTCGACGGACTGTCGTAGCCGGGTGGGTCGGGGGTTTCCCGTCTGGTATCTCGTACCGGACGGGGTAGTACAGTACATCGCCAAACATCATCTGTATCGGAGTGAGTAA